In Ipomoea triloba cultivar NCNSP0323 chromosome 7, ASM357664v1, a single genomic region encodes these proteins:
- the LOC116025728 gene encoding probable histone H2A.3, whose protein sequence is MDSQAAKIKKGAGGRKGGGPKKKPVTRSVRAGLQFPVGRIGRYLKKGRYAQRVGTGAPVYMAAVLEYLAAEVLELAGNAARDNKKNRIIPRHVLLAVRNDEELGKLLAGVTIAHGGVLPNINPVLLPKKSGSEATKEPKTKAAKSPKKKAA, encoded by the exons ATGGATTCCCAGGCGGCTAAGATAAAGAAGGGTGCCGGCGGCCGGAAAGGCGGCGGCCCGAAGAAGAAGCCGGTTACCCGCTCCGTCCGTGCCGGCCTTCAGTTCCCGGTGGGTAGAATCGGCCGTTACCTCAAGAAGGGCCGTTATGCTCAGCGTGTCGGCACCGGCGCCCCTGTTTACATGGCTGCTGTTCTCGAATACCTGGCTGCCGAG GTGTTGGAGTTGGCTGGAAATGCGGCGAGGGACAACAAGAAGAACAGGATCATTCCCAGACATGTTCTTTTGGCTGTGAGGAACGATGAGGAGCTTGGGAAGTTGCTGGCTGGGGTGACCATTGCCCATGGTGGGGTGTTGCCCAACATTAACCCTGTTTTGTTGCCCAAGAAGAGTGGCTCTGAGGCAACGAAGGAGCCAAAGACAAAGGCTGCTAAGTCCCCCAAGAAGAAGGCTGCTTAG